The following nucleotide sequence is from Aspergillus luchuensis IFO 4308 DNA, chromosome 1, nearly complete sequence.
GAATGGATCGGCGAATGGATGGCGACACGCTCACCAACCCGTCGCTCGGAGATGGTCATCGCAACGAAATACACCCTGTCCCCTATCCCCCCCAACCAGAAAGGTTCAATCCAAGAAAGTAACTTCGGCGGCAACGGCACCAAATCCATGCGCGTCTCCATCGACGAATCCCTCCGGCGACTGCAAACCACCTACATCGACGTGTTCTACGTGCACGCATGGGATTACTCCACGAACGTGGAGGAATTGATGCAATCGCTCAACCATCTCGTCGCGCAGGGGAAGGTACTCTACCTGGGGATTAGTGATGCGCCGGGGTGGGTTGTCAGCAAGGCGAATATGTATGCGAGGGTGCATGGGCTCCGCGGGTTCAGTGTTTATCAGGGTCGGTATGGGGCTACGTGTAGGGatttggagagggaggttaTTCCGTTGTGTAGGgatgaggggatgggggtttgtgtttggggggtgttggggaatGGTTAGTATTTTTTCCCTTATTACCTTATTCgctttgggtttggggtaTGTGGTGTGGTTGCTAATTGTATGATATGTGCTGGATACTAGGATACATCCGCTCCCCCAACAAGGACTCTGCTTCGAAGAGAGTTCGAAACTTCTCGCACCTACTTACCGGCCACGAAGAACAGGTTTCGTTGGTGTTGGATACCATTGCCAAGCGTCATGGAGAGGGGGTTTCTGTGACGAGCGTGGCTATTGCCTACGTGTTGCAGAAAACACCCTACCTTTTCCCCATCATTGGTGGACGGACGGTCGAGCAGCTCGAGGAGAATGTGCAGGCGTTAAGTCTGGAACTTACTGCGGATGATGTGAAGGATATTGATGCCGCGTATCCCTTTGATTTGGGCTTCCCGCATAGTTTCCTCTGTCCTGGGGGGTATCGTGATGGTGGGGGGTGTCCGGGACCTCAGGATGTGGCGTTTTCGAGGTCGATGGGGGAGTTTGATTATGTTGAGGCGGGGAGGGCGATTAGGGCGGTTAGGGGGTGAACATGACTATTCTGGGATcttgggagggggagggggatggagggtgggttgtgtgtatgtggttgatgatggggaatgAGCTCAATTATGGTAAGGGTGTGGCCATGGTCATGTCCATAATCAGTTTGTTGTATCTTATGTTATATTTCTCGGGATTAGCAGAATGGTATTATACTATCCACAACAATGAACATTAACCGTATGTGAAAAATGAAGCCATATGCAGAACCATAACAGTGATCAGCTGCATATGGCATATACGCACGCCTGAACTCCAACCGACATCAAACATATCCAATTCACGCCTCAACCAAGCAAATCGACTAGATGAGCAGGGTACTTCCATAAGACTCGTAACGCCACTGTCCTCAAGATGCTCCAGAAGCCATAATATACATGTCCACACTTTCAGAAGAGACGAACCGGGTATCGTGCGTAGCAAAAACTCCGAGCCAGCAGTTGCCAAAAGAGAAACGGATCTGCCTGTAGCTCCGTCACCGTTCCCCAAACTTGCCATACTCCTGCTGCCACTTCAAGAGATGACGAGTcaacacatccatcatctccacgCTGCTGAGGTCCTTGAAATCCTTCTCTGCAGCGGGTTGCGCCATTGAACCGCCTTCCAGGCCGGCGCTCTCAATAGCACTGGAGAGGAGTTGATTCTCGCTCAGA
It contains:
- a CDS encoding uncharacterized protein (COG:C;~EggNog:ENOG410PJ9A;~InterPro:IPR023210,IPR036812;~PFAM:PF00248) encodes the protein MSSPTTTTTTPPSPRKNESPLSHHRHLSPTSSIRISPLQLGGMSLGTTWSDRLGAVPKSSAFALLDRFYSLGGNFIDTANAYQAGQSEEWIGEWMATRSPTRRSEMVIATKYTLSPIPPNQKGSIQESNFGGNGTKSMRVSIDESLRRLQTTYIDVFYVHAWDYSTNVEELMQSLNHLVAQGKVLYLGISDAPGWVVSKANMYARVHGLRGFSVYQGRYGATCRDLEREVIPLCRDEGMGVCVWGVLGNGYIRSPNKDSASKRVRNFSHLLTGHEEQVSLVLDTIAKRHGEGVSVTSVAIAYVLQKTPYLFPIIGGRTVEQLEENVQALSLELTADDVKDIDAAYPFDLGFPHSFLCPGGYRDGGGCPGPQDVAFSRSMGEFDYVEAGRAIRAVRG